A region from the Bacillus sp. (in: firmicutes) genome encodes:
- a CDS encoding accessory Sec system S-layer assembly protein, with protein MLRFFKRREDQLVKQGQDSTIESNELLEEEQSTNGNESKAVKTKLSFHPDMQVSPEEKYYFQFLNNELTPLKENQLSIAGVELKKVNESVIVTAFVRNSLPKAIKLGVTPLLLIGPDGEKLGRKVFDLSVLGEIPAESSRPWQFVFEKEHLLATEFPQTDWKLAFELQPKKKPHTLDLEESWEKSLADTEKEKLEELVKNLTPPKPGEVNFMGIQSQFDSEGNLHVSLLIRNGSHKHLTIQQLPLMVYDAKGDVVAKGGFKLNDLVVKANTSKPWTFIFPKQLVLKEHPDLSSWKVAPVQQVEQK; from the coding sequence ATGCTACGCTTTTTTAAACGAAGAGAAGATCAATTAGTGAAGCAAGGACAAGATAGTACCATCGAATCAAATGAACTGTTAGAAGAAGAACAAAGCACGAATGGTAATGAATCAAAAGCAGTGAAGACGAAATTATCGTTTCATCCTGATATGCAAGTGAGTCCAGAAGAAAAGTATTATTTTCAGTTTTTAAATAACGAACTGACACCGTTAAAGGAAAATCAGCTCTCGATAGCTGGTGTTGAGCTTAAGAAAGTGAACGAAAGCGTCATCGTGACGGCCTTCGTTCGAAATAGTTTACCAAAAGCGATTAAGCTCGGTGTCACTCCGCTTCTACTTATTGGACCAGACGGGGAAAAGCTTGGCCGTAAAGTGTTTGACTTGTCCGTGTTAGGGGAAATTCCTGCCGAAAGTAGTCGACCATGGCAGTTTGTTTTTGAAAAAGAGCATTTATTGGCTACGGAGTTTCCGCAAACCGATTGGAAGCTAGCGTTTGAATTGCAACCGAAGAAAAAGCCTCATACTCTCGACCTAGAAGAAAGCTGGGAAAAAAGCTTAGCCGATACGGAAAAAGAAAAGCTAGAGGAACTGGTGAAAAATTTAACGCCGCCAAAGCCTGGTGAAGTGAATTTCATGGGGATTCAATCCCAATTCGATTCGGAAGGCAATCTCCACGTTTCACTACTCATTCGAAATGGTAGCCATAAGCATCTTACAATACAACAATTACCTTTAATGGTTTATGACGCCAAAGGAGATGTTGTTGCCAAAGGTGGTTTTAAGTTAAATGATTTAGTCGTGAAAGCCAATACAAGTAAACCTTGGACATTTATTTTTCCAAAACAGTTGGTGTTAAAAGAACATCCTGACCTTTCTTCTTGGAAAGTAGCACCGGTTCAGCAAGTGGAGCAAAAGTAA